The segment CGTAAGCCGGTCCTGGCAGCCCGCTGCGGCAGGGTATACCGCTCTGCTGCTGGCTGGTCTTGGCGGACGGATTCACCTGCTGGGCCGTACCGGACCGGATGTGCCGGGGCAAGTGGTAAAAAACCATCTCACAGAGCATGGCATCGATTGCACCGGCCTGGTCGTCGATCCCTCCATTTCCACACCCACCCGTCTGCGCATCAACGCCGGCGGGCCACGCCATGCGGACCGGGAGATGGTGCGCGTTTTGAGCGAACAGCGGCAGCGACCCAGCGCAGCCACCACCGCGCTTTTGAAAAAGCAGCTCAAGAGAATTCTGCCCCATTGTCGTGCGGTGGTGCTGATGGATAAGGATACAGGCTTGATCAATCAGGAGCTGGTAACGTTCATCCGCACGATCGCTCCGGAGGCGATTTTGATCGGTGACTCGGAAAAAAATCTAGCGTTGCTGAGCCGCTTCGACGTGGTCATCGCCAATGAAAGCGAAACAGCCGCCGCTTTGACAGAGCCGGTGTACACGGCGGATAGCGGCGACCGGCTGCGCCGGCGTCTGAAAACCGATCTGCTTTTTATCAGCCACGGCGCCGACGGCATGAGCGTGCATCAAGCGAAAGGACCGGCACGACTGGTGGCCACCGAACGACGCCAGGTCTATGACCGCGTGGGCGCCGGCGAAGCAGTGGTGGCAGCTATCACCGCAGCCCTTGTCGCCGGTCAATCGCCGGATCAGACCGCCGAGTTCGCCAACCTCACCGCCGGAGTCGCCATCGCCAAACCGGGTCTGGCCGAGATCACTCGCGAAGAGCTGCTCAAACTTCAGGAACAGCGAAACGCCCGGTTGGAGGCGCATAAAATTGTCTCCTTGTCCGAATTGCGCGCCGTGATCGCTGATTTAAAAAAAACTGGCCGGCGCATCGTCTGGACCAAC is part of the bacterium genome and harbors:
- the rfaE2 gene encoding D-glycero-beta-D-manno-heptose 1-phosphate adenylyltransferase, which gives rise to MLHLPMENKDFFIPFSRSPIAIVGDLYVDEFIYGEAHTIAEDGLVPIVHSVSRSWQPAAAGYTALLLAGLGGRIHLLGRTGPDVPGQVVKNHLTEHGIDCTGLVVDPSISTPTRLRINAGGPRHADREMVRVLSEQRQRPSAATTALLKKQLKRILPHCRAVVLMDKDTGLINQELVTFIRTIAPEAILIGDSEKNLALLSRFDVVIANESETAAALTEPVYTADSGDRLRRRLKTDLLFISHGADGMSVHQAKGPARLVATERRQVYDRVGAGEAVVAAITAALVAGQSPDQTAEFANLTAGVAIAKPGLAEITREELLKLQEQRNARLEAHKIVSLSELRAVIADLKKTGRRIVWTNGCFDIMHVGHILYLEKARSLGDLLVVGLNSDASVRSFKGPDRPIVEEKQRAKLLSALSCVDYVIIFEDTSPIKLIAELQPDIYAKGGDYHMGSINQEERRLVEKYGGRIVLLPGVPGMSTSHLIEKIIKTYR